A single region of the Pseudomonas sp. B21-023 genome encodes:
- a CDS encoding YcgL domain-containing protein: MKRICSIYKSPRKNEMYLYVLKAEGLERVPEGLLPFFGTPVHAFDLVLSPERKLAREDIAKVLENLDSQGYHLQMPPPDDDYIEHLPEELLRRNDPA; this comes from the coding sequence ATGAAACGTATCTGCTCGATCTACAAGAGCCCCCGCAAGAACGAGATGTACCTGTATGTGCTCAAGGCCGAGGGCCTGGAGCGTGTGCCCGAGGGGCTGCTGCCTTTCTTCGGCACGCCCGTGCACGCCTTCGACCTGGTGCTCAGCCCCGAGCGCAAGCTGGCCCGCGAGGACATCGCCAAGGTACTGGAGAACCTCGACAGCCAGGGCTACCACCTGCAGATGCCGCCGCCGGACGACGACTACATCGAGCACCTGCCCGAAGAACTGCTGCGCCGCAACGACCCGGCCTGA
- a CDS encoding YajD family HNH nuclease, producing the protein MSSTSDATARLDRILADAKRDKEMGYRDKALKMYPHVCGRCTREFSGKRLSELTVHHRDHNHDNNPQDGSNWELLCLYCHDNEHARYTDQQYFSEGSLSTPKVAVATHNPFAGLAALMKKD; encoded by the coding sequence ATGAGTTCCACCTCCGACGCCACCGCCCGCCTCGACCGTATCCTCGCCGACGCCAAGCGCGACAAGGAAATGGGCTATCGCGACAAGGCCCTGAAGATGTACCCCCACGTCTGTGGTCGCTGCACCCGCGAGTTCTCCGGCAAACGCCTGTCGGAACTGACCGTGCATCACCGCGACCATAACCACGACAACAACCCCCAGGACGGCTCCAACTGGGAGCTGCTGTGCCTGTACTGCCACGACAACGAGCACGCCCGCTACACCGATCAACAGTACTTCAGCGAAGGTTCGCTGAGCACGCCGAAAGTCGCCGTGGCCACCCACAACCCGTTTGCCGGCCTGGCCGCGCTGATGAAGAAGGACTGA
- a CDS encoding RNA methyltransferase, whose amino-acid sequence MANKRYSCIGLFNPKSAENVGSVMRAAGCYGVNSVFYTGKRYERARDFVTDTKRVHYDIPLIGIDDLQRIIPLGCTPVAVELVDGARPLPEYTHPDRAIYIFGPEDGSLSEDVRGWCEETIYIPTQGCMNLAATVNVVLYDRMAKGLNTRSGPKFK is encoded by the coding sequence GTGGCGAACAAACGGTACAGCTGCATCGGCCTGTTCAACCCCAAATCCGCCGAAAACGTCGGTTCGGTCATGCGCGCGGCCGGCTGCTATGGGGTCAATTCGGTGTTCTACACCGGCAAGCGCTATGAGCGCGCCCGGGATTTCGTCACCGATACCAAGCGCGTGCACTACGACATCCCGCTGATCGGCATCGACGACCTGCAGCGCATCATCCCCCTGGGCTGTACGCCGGTGGCGGTGGAACTGGTGGACGGTGCGCGTCCCCTGCCCGAATACACCCACCCGGACCGGGCGATCTACATCTTCGGACCAGAGGATGGCTCGCTGAGCGAAGACGTGCGCGGTTGGTGCGAAGAGACCATCTACATTCCGACCCAGGGCTGCATGAACCTGGCGGCGACGGTGAATGTGGTGCTGTATGACCGCATGGCCAAGGGGTTGAATACGCGGTCGGGGCCCAAGTTCAAATAA
- a CDS encoding nitroreductase family protein, with the protein MSATPRIADYAINEQFINRWSPRAFTNEPISQETLLSFLEAARWAPSAYNSQPWRFLYARRDTPSWSRYLDILNEFNRSWAQHASALVLIISKTTFAAPGSDEEKPALWHTFDTGSAWGHLALQASISGWHTHGMAGFDQDLARRELKIPEGYALHAMVAIGKLGDKATLAEGLQAREVPSPRRPLSELAAEGDFSL; encoded by the coding sequence ATGAGCGCCACCCCACGTATCGCCGACTACGCCATCAACGAGCAGTTCATCAATCGCTGGTCGCCCCGCGCCTTCACCAATGAGCCGATCAGTCAGGAAACCCTGCTGAGCTTCCTGGAAGCCGCGCGCTGGGCGCCGTCGGCCTACAATTCGCAGCCATGGCGTTTCCTCTATGCCCGTCGCGACACGCCGAGCTGGTCGCGCTACCTGGACATCCTCAACGAGTTCAACCGCAGCTGGGCGCAGCATGCCTCGGCGCTGGTGCTGATCATCTCCAAGACCACCTTCGCCGCCCCTGGCTCCGATGAAGAGAAACCGGCCCTGTGGCACACCTTCGACACCGGCTCGGCCTGGGGCCATCTGGCGTTGCAGGCCAGCATCAGCGGCTGGCACACCCACGGCATGGCCGGCTTCGATCAGGACCTGGCCCGGCGCGAGCTGAAGATCCCCGAGGGCTACGCGCTGCACGCCATGGTGGCAATCGGCAAGCTGGGCGACAAGGCGACCCTGGCCGAAGGCCTGCAGGCCCGTGAAGTGCCGAGCCCACGCCGGCCGTTGAGCGAGCTGGCGGCCGAAGGCGACTTCAGCCTGTAA
- the rnd gene encoding ribonuclease D, protein MAIEIHWIRDDQTLAQHCRSWRELPFVALDTEFMRVDTFYPKAGLIQIGDGKRAFLIDPLLIRDWQPLAELLEDNGVVKVLHACSEDLEVLLRLTGKLPQPLFDTQLAAGYLNIGFSMGYSRLVQDVLGLELPKGETRSDWLQRPLSETQVSYAAEDAVHLAELFTALRPRLSDDKYAWVLEDGAELVAALRREVEPETLYRDVKLAWKLGRQQLAVLRELCAWREREARSRDVPRNRILKEHSLWPMAKSQPDSPSALAKIDEMHPRTIRQDGEALIQLIKRAASLPQEQWPAPLPEPLPIEAAGILKRLRAIGQAEGERLGIAPELMLRKKALEALLKSGYPDGPYQLPDALRGWRRERMGQALLDDLAGAGDSR, encoded by the coding sequence GTGGCCATCGAAATTCACTGGATCCGTGACGACCAGACCCTGGCCCAGCACTGCCGAAGCTGGCGTGAGCTGCCGTTTGTGGCCCTCGACACCGAATTCATGCGGGTCGACACCTTCTACCCGAAAGCCGGGTTGATCCAGATCGGTGACGGCAAGCGTGCCTTCCTCATCGACCCTTTGCTGATTCGCGACTGGCAGCCGCTGGCCGAGTTGCTCGAAGACAATGGCGTGGTCAAGGTGCTGCACGCCTGCAGCGAAGACCTGGAGGTCCTGCTGCGCCTGACCGGCAAGCTGCCGCAGCCACTGTTCGACACCCAGCTCGCCGCCGGCTACCTGAACATCGGCTTCTCGATGGGCTATTCGCGTCTGGTGCAAGATGTGCTGGGGCTCGAGCTGCCCAAGGGCGAGACCCGCTCCGACTGGCTGCAGCGCCCGCTCTCGGAGACCCAGGTCAGCTACGCCGCCGAAGACGCCGTGCATCTGGCCGAGCTGTTCACCGCCCTGCGCCCGCGGCTGTCGGACGACAAGTACGCCTGGGTGCTCGAGGACGGTGCCGAGCTGGTCGCCGCGCTGCGCCGTGAAGTCGAGCCCGAGACCCTCTACCGTGATGTCAAGCTGGCCTGGAAACTGGGCCGCCAGCAATTGGCCGTGCTGCGCGAGCTGTGCGCCTGGCGCGAGCGTGAGGCCCGCAGCCGCGATGTGCCGCGCAATCGCATCCTCAAGGAACACTCGTTGTGGCCCATGGCCAAGAGCCAGCCCGACAGCCCGTCGGCGCTGGCGAAAATCGACGAGATGCACCCGCGCACCATCCGCCAGGACGGCGAGGCGCTGATCCAGCTGATCAAGCGCGCCGCCAGCCTGCCGCAGGAGCAATGGCCCGCGCCGCTGCCCGAGCCGCTGCCGATCGAAGCCGCCGGCATTCTCAAGCGCCTGCGCGCCATCGGCCAGGCCGAAGGTGAGCGGCTGGGCATCGCCCCGGAGCTGATGCTGCGCAAGAAAGCCCTCGAAGCCCTGCTCAAGAGCGGCTACCCCGACGGTCCCTATCAACTGCCCGATGCACTGCGCGGCTGGCGTCGCGAGCGCATGGGCCAGGCCCTGCTGGACGACCTGGCCGGTGCCGGAGATTCCCGATGA
- a CDS encoding YcgN family cysteine cluster protein produces MIADTAPFWRRKTLDQLDAQEWESLCDGCGLCCLQKLEDEEDNSVYYTSIACKLLDLQTCQCSDYPNRFRYVPDCIQLTPGKADQFKWLPPTCGYRLVSEGQDLPSWHHLVCGDRGQVHEQRISRSGRMLSENDVDEDDWEDHLIFRAG; encoded by the coding sequence ATGATCGCCGATACCGCGCCCTTCTGGCGGCGCAAGACCCTCGACCAGCTCGATGCGCAGGAGTGGGAGTCGCTCTGCGATGGCTGCGGCCTGTGCTGCCTGCAGAAGCTCGAGGACGAAGAGGACAACAGCGTCTACTACACGAGCATCGCCTGCAAGTTGCTCGACCTGCAGACCTGCCAGTGCAGCGACTACCCCAATCGCTTCCGCTACGTGCCCGATTGCATCCAGCTGACTCCGGGCAAGGCCGACCAGTTCAAGTGGCTGCCGCCTACCTGCGGTTATCGCCTGGTCAGTGAAGGCCAGGACTTGCCGTCGTGGCACCACTTGGTCTGCGGTGATCGCGGACAAGTGCATGAGCAACGCATTTCCCGGTCTGGACGGATGCTCAGCGAGAACGATGTGGATGAAGACGACTGGGAAGACCACCTGATTTTTCGCGCGGGTTGA
- a CDS encoding D-2-hydroxyacid dehydrogenase, which produces MRVLIAEQDHANYARLLGEAAPDLEVLTSGDSAELARLAPECPVWLGQPDLLASLLRQGHKPLWMQSTWAGITPLLADGLPRDYRLTRAVGIFGQVMAEYMLTYMLGHERDVLSRLVSQVERRWDDRPGRTLEGRRVLIVGTGDIGQQVAEFLVPFGVTLYGVASSAREQAPFVEVAGLDQLPRLVGEADYVLNLLPDTPVTHDLYDAALFKCFRSSALFINAGRGVAVVDADLVEALKQGHLAGAVIDVCRQEPLPQRHPFWTAWGLLLTGHSSAPTSPAAMVRLFVGNAQAYAAGQGLRGEVDFARGY; this is translated from the coding sequence ATGCGCGTTCTGATCGCTGAACAGGATCATGCCAACTATGCCCGTCTTCTGGGTGAGGCGGCGCCGGACCTGGAGGTCCTGACCAGTGGCGATTCCGCCGAACTGGCCCGCCTGGCGCCCGAATGCCCGGTATGGCTGGGCCAGCCCGACCTGCTGGCCAGCCTGTTGCGCCAGGGTCACAAACCCCTGTGGATGCAATCGACCTGGGCCGGCATCACGCCGTTGCTGGCCGACGGCCTGCCGCGCGACTACCGCCTGACCCGGGCGGTGGGGATCTTTGGCCAGGTGATGGCCGAGTACATGCTCACCTACATGCTTGGCCATGAGCGTGATGTGCTGTCGCGCCTGGTCAGCCAGGTCGAGCGACGCTGGGACGATCGGCCAGGGCGGACCCTGGAAGGGCGTCGGGTGCTGATCGTCGGCACCGGAGATATCGGCCAGCAAGTCGCCGAGTTCCTCGTGCCGTTTGGTGTCACCTTGTACGGAGTGGCAAGCAGTGCCCGTGAGCAGGCGCCATTCGTCGAGGTGGCGGGGCTCGACCAGTTGCCTCGCCTGGTCGGCGAGGCCGATTACGTGCTCAACCTGTTGCCCGACACGCCCGTCACCCACGACCTGTACGATGCGGCGCTGTTCAAGTGCTTCCGTTCCAGTGCTTTGTTCATCAATGCCGGGCGCGGCGTGGCGGTGGTCGATGCCGACCTGGTCGAGGCGCTCAAGCAAGGGCACCTGGCCGGCGCGGTGATCGATGTCTGCCGCCAGGAGCCGTTGCCCCAGCGCCACCCGTTCTGGACTGCCTGGGGGCTGCTGCTGACCGGGCACAGCTCGGCGCCGACCTCGCCGGCGGCGATGGTGCGGTTGTTCGTCGGGAATGCGCAGGCGTATGCGGCGGGGCAGGGGTTGCGGGGCGAGGTGGATTTCGCGCGGGGGTATTGA
- a CDS encoding YgaP-like transmembrane domain, with the protein MLDFHSPHHEHNVHGLERASSLAGGALMISKGLRHGGLLGMLQVAVGGLALARGVSGHCSTKAWWLRHRAEYLRLHRDIERGAAELKALKASAEAATRTATVTGG; encoded by the coding sequence ATGCTCGATTTCCATTCGCCCCACCACGAACACAACGTCCATGGCCTGGAGCGCGCCAGCTCCCTGGCTGGGGGCGCGTTGATGATCAGCAAGGGGCTGCGCCACGGTGGCCTGCTGGGGATGTTGCAGGTTGCTGTCGGCGGCCTGGCGCTGGCACGTGGCGTGAGCGGCCATTGTTCGACCAAGGCGTGGTGGCTGCGGCATCGCGCCGAGTACCTGCGCCTGCATCGCGATATAGAACGAGGGGCTGCCGAGCTCAAGGCGCTGAAGGCCAGCGCCGAGGCGGCAACCCGCACCGCGACGGTGACCGGCGGTTGA